The following nucleotide sequence is from Halomonas chromatireducens.
ACCTTGTTCTGGCGGGCCAGGCGCTTCAGGTAGTCCAGCGCCTCGGCCTCGCTGCGGGGCGGATCCAGATCCAGCTCTCTCCCCAGTCGAATATCCGCCGGCACCGTGCGCTCGATCAGGGCGTCCAGGCTTTCCATTTCCAGTGACGCCAGCATGGCGGCGATGTCATCGGTACCGGGTCCGTTGTGGCGTCGGATGAAGGCGTCGTGATCGGCCAGTTCGGCCAGGCGGCGATTGTCAAAAGCCATGGAGCACCCTGTCGATAGAAAGTAATGAGCCCGGCCACCGTGGGCCGGGTGATAGCAGCGGGGATCAATCTTCGGCGGTAATCGCCTGGTAGGCGTCGGCGTCGAGCAGGTCGTCGAGGCTGGCGGTATCTTCCATACGCACTTTCATGATCCAGCCACCCTCGTAGGGCGTCTCGTTGATCGTCTCCGGCGAGTCTTCCAGCGCCTCGTTGACTTCGATGATCTCGCCAGTCACCGGTGCATAGAGGTCTGAGGCGGCCTTTACCGACTCGATCACTCCAAACTCGTCGCCCTTAGCCAGATTGCGTCCTACGTCGGGGAGCTCTACGAATACCACGTCTCCCAGGGCTTCCTGGGCATGGTCGGTGATGCCGATGGTGACAGTGCCGTCGCCATTGTCCAGCACCCATTCATGGCTGTCGTTGTAGCGCAGATTGGCGGGAATCGTGCTCATGATGGTTTTCCTATACGAAAAAGGTTTCTGAACAGTTGAATGCTAACGCCATTGACGGCGTTTGGCGAGTCCCTGTGCCTGGCTGGTTCAACGGTGTTGATGCGTGTTCCAGCAGGTTGGTGGGAGAGCAGTACGAGCCGGCGGCGGCACGCATCTCCGCTATGTCAGGTTACTACCGCTGCTGATACCAGTCGATTCTCCTGTTAGACAGTTCCTTCTGCGCTCACTAGCCTTTAGCCAGGCCTGCGCGAGACGATGCCACGGCTGCGCGTGACTGGAGTGCCGAGGTGGGAGAGAGTAGATGCTTGTTTCCGATACGAAACACGCGTTACGCTTTCACGCCAGCGCAAGCTCTGACTTGGAAAGTGGACTCTTCGATGGGGTGGCATTTTGACGGTGGATTCCGCTATGGTACGCCGGTTTGTGTCGCTGATCGTTCGAGTAAGTTGGTAGTGGCAAGATTAACGTTGGTGCCGGTGCATTCGGGTCGTGCATTGGCAGCCCCAACAACACATCCATACAACAGAGGGAAGCGTGCGTGGAAACGTTGACAGCACTATTTACGGCCATCAACAGCGTGGTGTGGGGCCCGCTGATGCTGATTCTCCTGCTGGGCGTCGGCTTGTACCTACAGCTTGGCCTGAAATTCATGCCTATCCGCAAGCTGGGCATCGGTTTCAAGCTGATGTGGCAGGGGCGTGAGGCCAAGCCGGCACCGGGCGACAAGAAGCGAGTGGAAGAGGAGGGTGAGATATCTCCCTTCAATGCTTTGATGACGGCGCTTTCGGCTACGATCGGCACGGGGAATATCGCCGGTGTGGCAACCGCAATCGCCCTGGGTGGGCCTGGGGCGATCTTCTGGATGTGGATCACGGCACTGGTGGGCATGGCAACCAAGTTTGCGGAAGCGGTGCTGGCGGTGCGCTTTCGTGAGACTGACAGTACCGGCTATCACGTCGGTGGGCCGATGTTCTACATCAAGAATGGCCTCGGCAAGAAGTGGCTTTGGCTGGGCGGCGCCTTTGCCTTCTTCGGCGCCGTCGCTGCCTTCGGGATCGGTAACACCGTGCAGTCCAACTCCGTCGCGGATGCCCTGGATTCCACCTTCAATATCCCGCACTGGCTGACAGGTGTGGTGATCATGGTTCTGGCCGGGGCGGTCATCCTGGGCGGCATCAAGCGTATCGCCAAGGTGGCGGGCAAGCTGGTGCCGATCATGGGCATCCTCTATATCCTGGCGGGGTTGCTCGTCCTGATCGTCAATGCCGGTCAGATCGGTGAAGCCTTCGGACTGATCTTCTACTATGCCTTCAACCCCCATGCAGCGGCGGGCGGCTTTGCCGGGGCAGCCGTGATGGCAGCCATCCGCTTTGGTGTGGCGCGAGGCATCTTCTCCAACGAGGCTGGCCTGGGTAGTGCGCCTATCGCCCATGCCGCCGCCAAGACCAAGAACCCTGTCCGCCAGGGCTTGATCGCCATGTTGGGTACCTTCATCGATACTATCATCGTCTGTACCATCACGGCGCTGGTGATCCTGACGTCCACAGTGTGGATCGATGGTGAGCAGGGCGCTTCACTGACGGCGCTTTCCTTCGATGCGGCCCTGCCGGGCTTTGGCAACCAGGTCGTCTCGGTGGCGCTGGCAGTATTTGCCTTCACCACCATCTTGGGATGGTCCTTCTATGGTGAAAAGTGCTTCCAGTTCCTGTTCGGGACCCGGTCGATCATGCTCTATCGCACACTGTTCGTGCTTGCCATTCCCCTGGGGGCAATGGCGCAGTTGGGCTTCATCTGGCTGATGGCTGATACCTTCAACGCCATGATGGCGATTCCCAACCTGATTGCCCTGGCACTGCTCTCGCCGGTGGTATTCAAGGTGACCCGGGACTATTTCGATGGCAAGGAGGTCCTGCCGGGCGAGGATCTCGATCACGGCCAGCGTTGATTTCGGGAACCGGCAATTCGATAGGCGTCCACTGGGCGCCTTTGCTACCGCTGAAACCCGCGTTCGGATATTTCGTCCACCACCTATCACTACCCGAGGACTTCCGCATGAGCGATCTCAAGCACACGCCGCTTCATGGCCTTCATCTTGAGCTGGGGGGGAAGATGGTTCCCTTTGCCGGCTATGACATGCCGGTGCAGTACCCACTCGGTGTCAAGAAGGAGCATGAGCATACCCGGGCGGCCTGTGGTCTGTTTGACGTTTCTCACATGGGGCAGGTGCTGCTGCACGGCCCCCGGCCAGCGGAGGCGCTGGAGACCCTCGTCTGTGCGGATATCGTCGGGTTGCCCGAGGGGATGCAGCGCTACGCACTCTTCACCGGGCAGGAGGGCGGCATCCTCGACGACCTGATGGTAGCCAATGTCGGAGACCATCTTTATCTCGTGGTCAATGCGGCCTGCAAGGATCAGGATATTGCCCT
It contains:
- the gcvH gene encoding glycine cleavage system protein GcvH, with translation MSTIPANLRYNDSHEWVLDNGDGTVTIGITDHAQEALGDVVFVELPDVGRNLAKGDEFGVIESVKAASDLYAPVTGEIIEVNEALEDSPETINETPYEGGWIMKVRMEDTASLDDLLDADAYQAITAED
- a CDS encoding alanine/glycine:cation symporter family protein translates to METLTALFTAINSVVWGPLMLILLLGVGLYLQLGLKFMPIRKLGIGFKLMWQGREAKPAPGDKKRVEEEGEISPFNALMTALSATIGTGNIAGVATAIALGGPGAIFWMWITALVGMATKFAEAVLAVRFRETDSTGYHVGGPMFYIKNGLGKKWLWLGGAFAFFGAVAAFGIGNTVQSNSVADALDSTFNIPHWLTGVVIMVLAGAVILGGIKRIAKVAGKLVPIMGILYILAGLLVLIVNAGQIGEAFGLIFYYAFNPHAAAGGFAGAAVMAAIRFGVARGIFSNEAGLGSAPIAHAAAKTKNPVRQGLIAMLGTFIDTIIVCTITALVILTSTVWIDGEQGASLTALSFDAALPGFGNQVVSVALAVFAFTTILGWSFYGEKCFQFLFGTRSIMLYRTLFVLAIPLGAMAQLGFIWLMADTFNAMMAIPNLIALALLSPVVFKVTRDYFDGKEVLPGEDLDHGQR